A region from the Leptospirillum ferriphilum ML-04 genome encodes:
- a CDS encoding flagellar hook assembly protein FlgD yields MIVQSDKNTLDHIRKESEKRLGPRVAPPPRQKLGMGDFLHLMISQLQYQDPLHPLNNTRFAAQLAQFSQLDQLTHLNRGVGTIAHDGADANKMMMVGFLGQRVTMKGNAFRLAPSGNVSLTYRQTGASQSGHLRIFDGQNHLVRTIALKPMEPGSHTLEWDGVTDQGVRAPKGSYSFEIDAMDGRHRPVAATPVETGTVTGILFEKGQPVLEVDGKPVAFGDISHVGEPRSSASFTTGGHRPNRKTAAEGAPTGGESSARENGPIRKLPPTVTRRI; encoded by the coding sequence ATGATCGTACAGTCGGATAAAAACACTCTCGACCACATCCGGAAAGAATCGGAAAAAAGGCTCGGTCCCCGCGTGGCGCCTCCTCCCCGTCAAAAGCTGGGGATGGGAGACTTTCTTCATCTGATGATTTCCCAATTGCAGTATCAGGATCCGCTCCATCCCCTCAACAATACGCGGTTTGCCGCCCAGCTCGCGCAGTTTTCCCAGCTCGACCAGCTGACGCATCTGAACCGGGGCGTGGGAACGATTGCCCACGACGGGGCGGACGCCAACAAGATGATGATGGTGGGATTCCTTGGCCAGAGAGTCACCATGAAAGGGAACGCGTTTCGTCTGGCTCCGTCCGGGAACGTTTCCCTGACTTACCGGCAGACCGGGGCTTCCCAGTCCGGCCATCTGCGCATTTTCGACGGACAGAACCACCTTGTCCGGACGATCGCGCTCAAACCCATGGAGCCCGGAAGCCATACCCTCGAGTGGGACGGTGTCACGGACCAGGGGGTGCGGGCTCCGAAAGGGTCCTATTCGTTTGAAATTGACGCCATGGACGGCCGTCATCGGCCGGTTGCGGCAACCCCCGTCGAAACGGGGACCGTCACCGGCATCCTGTTCGAAAAAGGTCAACCGGTCCTGGAAGTGGATGGAAAACCGGTCGCGTTCGGAGACATCTCCCATGTCGGAGAGCCCCGGTCGTCGGCCTCCTTCACCACAGGGGGGCATCGCCCGAACCGGAAGACGGCCGCGGAAGGCGCTCCGACCGGAGGGGAGAGTTCCGCCCGTGAAAATGGCCCGATCAGGAAACTACCGCCAACAGTGACCAGGAGGATTTAA
- a CDS encoding flagellar basal body-associated FliL family protein, whose amino-acid sequence MADDDEDREDGEGEEAKPPRNIKKLVLAGVAVLALLGGGAFFFLKHGHKNDSQVAMTPKEMEKMIKAHPIIDLKPFVVNLNTASAENSRYLKVRIAFKLDNPQVAKEVDYRMPEIQNIILILLGSETADDLGTTGGKLALRNQIRHRVNSILTLGRVSSVYFTEFVIQ is encoded by the coding sequence ATGGCGGACGATGATGAGGACAGGGAAGACGGCGAAGGAGAAGAGGCAAAACCTCCCCGGAACATCAAAAAGCTCGTTCTGGCCGGCGTGGCCGTTCTGGCTCTGTTGGGGGGAGGAGCCTTTTTCTTTCTGAAGCATGGCCACAAGAACGACAGCCAGGTGGCGATGACGCCGAAAGAGATGGAGAAGATGATCAAGGCCCATCCGATCATCGATCTCAAACCCTTCGTCGTCAACCTCAATACCGCTTCGGCGGAGAACTCGCGCTATCTGAAAGTCCGGATCGCGTTCAAGCTGGATAATCCCCAGGTGGCCAAGGAGGTGGATTACCGGATGCCGGAGATCCAGAACATCATCCTGATTCTCCTGGGATCGGAAACGGCGGACGACCTCGGGACAACAGGGGGAAAACTCGCCCTGCGGAACCAGATCCGCCACCGGGTGAACTCCATTCTGACGCTGGGACGGGTCAGTTCGGTTTATTTTACGGAATTCGTGATTCAGTAG
- a CDS encoding flagellar biosynthetic protein FliR: MNLFHLRTETLLLYVWVLARVSGLVVSMPVLSGKAVPVRIKALIAVALAFLIEPVVLGNVPLPRLFSAWLGSLVTEFFVGVALGFSAYLVFAAVSFAGELAGVQVGFGLVDVINPLGLAEVPLLGTFQNSVAFLVFLASGTHEALIWALGRSYAIVPPGQGQFRTLFYEGYLGVFAHFMVLGMTLAAPFLVGGIVLNLAMGFLSRMMPQMNLISVGFPVLVLGGLGLLILSLPFLGSVLEDSFFRMDETLGGILRLVGQHGG; this comes from the coding sequence GTGAACCTGTTCCATCTCCGGACGGAGACTCTTCTTTTGTACGTCTGGGTCCTGGCGCGCGTCTCCGGTCTGGTCGTCAGCATGCCGGTTCTCTCGGGCAAGGCGGTGCCCGTCCGGATCAAGGCCCTGATTGCCGTGGCGCTGGCCTTTCTGATCGAACCGGTCGTTCTCGGGAATGTGCCTTTGCCCCGTCTTTTTTCGGCCTGGCTGGGCTCGCTCGTGACAGAATTTTTTGTCGGGGTTGCCCTGGGCTTTTCCGCCTACCTGGTGTTCGCGGCCGTTTCGTTTGCCGGCGAGCTCGCCGGGGTCCAGGTCGGGTTCGGGCTCGTCGACGTGATCAATCCCCTGGGACTGGCGGAGGTGCCGCTTCTGGGAACATTTCAGAACTCCGTGGCGTTCCTGGTGTTTCTCGCCTCCGGAACGCATGAAGCCCTGATCTGGGCGCTGGGTCGCTCCTATGCGATCGTCCCTCCGGGGCAAGGGCAATTCCGGACGCTCTTTTACGAGGGGTACCTGGGAGTGTTCGCCCATTTCATGGTTCTGGGGATGACCCTGGCCGCTCCCTTCCTGGTGGGAGGGATCGTCTTGAACCTGGCCATGGGGTTCCTGTCCCGCATGATGCCCCAGATGAATCTGATTTCCGTCGGTTTTCCGGTTCTTGTTCTGGGGGGGCTGGGTCTTTTGATCCTCTCGCTGCCTTTTCTGGGCTCCGTTCTGGAAGACTCTTTTTTCCGGATGGACGAGACTCTCGGGGGCATCCTGAGACTGGTGGGACAGCATGGCGGATGA
- a CDS encoding flagellar hook protein FlgE has translation MGVLSSMYVATSGLNAMGTDMSVIGNNITNLNTVGFKQGRAVFANVYGQTMTGRSNTVNTSQPGSGVYVDAIQQEFTQGSVQASTNALDLAIQGNGFLTVRSKDGQKFYTRNGELALDKTGRIVDTSNRALQGYMNKNGRIQPVLSDILVPQTTVPPKATQNVFSRINLDAGMTEKLKEGREFEKSSNIFDSLGIQHLLTYKFIPTSVAGQWAFQATMDGASLTKGGGSISYPPLGRKTPKTLKGMVGLIQFDGNGNVKSVNYGGSPLKRDANGVVHALYQTTLADKAATPVSFDVVIPTKGQTIRPNRINGVTQQVLQLTQYNAPSSTVEETQDGHKSGDLNNLAIGRDGKIVGSFSNGVQKVLGVVAIASFNNPGGLASVGGNAYIESIASGVPNFGRPGQGGRGALLSNSLELSTTDLGRQMVDMITAERGYQASASIIATDNTILNTLLTRIG, from the coding sequence ATGGGTGTTCTGTCGTCCATGTATGTGGCAACAAGCGGACTCAATGCGATGGGGACGGACATGTCCGTCATCGGCAACAACATCACCAACCTGAACACCGTCGGGTTCAAGCAGGGAAGGGCGGTGTTCGCGAACGTCTACGGGCAGACCATGACGGGACGCTCCAATACCGTCAACACCTCCCAGCCCGGAAGCGGGGTGTACGTCGACGCGATCCAGCAGGAGTTCACCCAGGGGAGCGTCCAGGCGTCCACCAACGCGCTGGATCTTGCGATCCAGGGAAACGGATTCCTGACCGTCCGCTCCAAGGACGGCCAGAAATTCTATACCCGCAACGGAGAGCTGGCTCTGGACAAGACCGGACGGATCGTGGACACATCGAACCGGGCTCTCCAGGGGTACATGAACAAGAATGGAAGGATTCAGCCCGTCCTGTCGGATATTCTTGTCCCCCAGACGACGGTGCCTCCGAAGGCGACCCAGAATGTCTTCTCCCGGATCAACCTCGACGCCGGGATGACAGAAAAGCTCAAGGAAGGCCGGGAGTTCGAAAAGTCGAGCAACATCTTCGATTCACTCGGGATCCAGCACCTTCTGACCTATAAGTTCATTCCCACATCGGTCGCGGGACAATGGGCGTTCCAGGCGACGATGGACGGCGCGAGCCTGACGAAGGGGGGCGGCTCCATCAGCTACCCGCCACTCGGACGAAAGACGCCAAAGACTCTCAAGGGGATGGTCGGCCTGATCCAGTTCGACGGAAACGGAAACGTCAAGTCTGTCAACTACGGCGGCTCCCCCCTGAAACGGGACGCCAACGGGGTGGTCCATGCCCTGTATCAGACCACGCTTGCCGACAAGGCGGCCACGCCGGTCTCTTTTGACGTGGTGATTCCGACCAAAGGCCAGACGATCCGGCCGAACCGCATCAACGGCGTGACGCAGCAGGTGCTTCAGCTGACCCAGTACAACGCCCCCTCGTCGACGGTCGAGGAAACCCAGGACGGACATAAATCCGGTGATCTGAACAACCTGGCGATCGGACGCGACGGAAAAATTGTCGGTTCGTTTTCAAACGGGGTCCAGAAAGTTCTGGGTGTTGTGGCGATCGCCAGTTTCAACAATCCGGGGGGTCTCGCCAGCGTCGGAGGAAACGCCTATATCGAAAGCATCGCCTCGGGGGTTCCGAACTTCGGCCGTCCGGGCCAGGGAGGACGGGGGGCGCTTCTCTCCAACTCACTCGAGCTGTCGACCACGGATCTGGGTCGTCAAATGGTTGACATGATCACGGCCGAGCGCGGTTACCAGGCCAGCGCATCGATCATCGCGACCGACAACACGATTCTGAACACGCTCCTGACCCGCATCGGGTAA
- a CDS encoding MotE family protein yields the protein MSNVSGLHALRFLGRALLFWLCLLFQQGMDSPTMALAGTSREPALSPDDRLALARKEEKRLLEIRQDLRRQIEMNRKIERAIDRDRKFAEKLESKKMQHLIAIYEKMAPRTAASQINIMPRKLVAVLIAGMNPRKASRIMRYVDPKVAVRITTDLTSRPVTVRDLKRSP from the coding sequence ATGAGCAATGTGTCCGGTCTTCACGCCCTCCGGTTTTTGGGGAGGGCACTCCTGTTCTGGCTCTGCCTGCTCTTCCAGCAGGGGATGGACTCCCCGACGATGGCCCTGGCAGGTACTTCTCGGGAGCCGGCTCTCTCCCCCGATGATCGGCTGGCCCTTGCCCGGAAGGAGGAGAAAAGGCTTCTGGAGATCCGCCAGGATCTCCGGAGACAGATCGAGATGAACAGGAAGATCGAACGGGCGATCGATCGGGACAGGAAGTTCGCCGAAAAGCTTGAATCGAAAAAAATGCAGCACCTGATTGCCATCTATGAAAAAATGGCCCCAAGGACGGCGGCCTCCCAGATCAACATCATGCCCAGAAAACTGGTCGCGGTGCTGATCGCCGGCATGAATCCACGGAAGGCATCCCGGATCATGCGCTATGTGGATCCAAAGGTCGCCGTCCGAATCACGACGGACCTGACGAGTCGTCCTGTGACCGTCCGGGACCTCAAAAGATCCCCCTAG
- the flhB gene encoding flagellar biosynthesis protein FlhB, producing MADEFEQKQEEPTARKLEKAREEGQVARSREVGSLFFLLAALLLFGSVGHSVLTGLENQMEQGFVEAPSIRLTPDSIGPFLGKILWNTLKTGFPLWGGFLAASILAFLLQGPPVWSVKALVPKWDRVSPVKGMGRLFSGRSVIELAKYLVKVLLVMFVVLWSLKGDWERLPSLQAAGVHRFFGALTGFLRDALYRLIPLFVVIAILDFLLQRIQLNRSLRMTRSEIREEFKETEGDPHVRSRIRSIQRAMARRRMMAKVKTATVVVTNPTHFAVAIRYEPMTMAAPVVVAKGQDEVALNIRKIAREARVPVMENPPLARTLYAACPLDREIPVEFYQAVAEILSLLYERGHWEGMTHGVHER from the coding sequence ATGGCGGATGAGTTCGAACAGAAACAGGAAGAGCCCACCGCGCGCAAGCTCGAAAAAGCCCGGGAGGAGGGTCAGGTCGCCCGGAGCCGGGAGGTGGGATCGCTGTTTTTTCTTCTGGCGGCTCTTCTGCTGTTCGGATCGGTGGGACATTCCGTTCTGACGGGATTGGAAAACCAGATGGAGCAAGGTTTTGTCGAGGCGCCATCGATCCGGCTCACGCCGGATTCCATCGGACCATTTCTGGGAAAAATTCTGTGGAACACCCTGAAGACTGGATTCCCCCTGTGGGGAGGCTTTCTGGCCGCCTCGATCCTGGCATTTCTTCTTCAGGGGCCGCCGGTCTGGTCGGTGAAAGCCCTGGTTCCCAAATGGGACCGGGTGTCCCCGGTCAAGGGCATGGGGCGTTTGTTTTCGGGACGATCGGTCATCGAGCTGGCAAAGTATCTCGTCAAGGTCCTGCTTGTCATGTTCGTTGTCCTGTGGTCGCTGAAGGGAGACTGGGAGAGGCTTCCCTCGCTTCAGGCCGCCGGCGTCCACCGGTTTTTCGGCGCTCTCACAGGGTTTTTGAGGGATGCACTTTATCGGTTGATTCCGTTGTTCGTGGTCATCGCCATTCTGGATTTCCTCCTGCAACGGATCCAGCTGAACCGTTCGTTACGGATGACCCGCTCGGAAATACGCGAAGAGTTCAAGGAAACGGAAGGCGACCCGCATGTCCGTTCCCGGATTCGGTCGATCCAGAGGGCCATGGCCAGGCGAAGGATGATGGCCAAGGTCAAGACGGCCACCGTGGTCGTCACCAACCCGACCCATTTCGCGGTGGCGATCCGCTACGAACCGATGACGATGGCGGCTCCCGTGGTGGTGGCCAAGGGGCAGGACGAGGTCGCCCTGAACATCCGGAAGATCGCCCGGGAAGCCCGTGTTCCGGTGATGGAAAACCCACCTCTGGCGCGAACGCTCTACGCCGCCTGTCCCCTCGACCGGGAAATCCCCGTCGAATTCTATCAGGCGGTGGCGGAAATTCTGTCGTTGCTCTATGAAAGAGGCCACTGGGAGGGAATGACGCATGGCGTCCACGAAAGATAG
- the fliN gene encoding flagellar motor switch protein FliN, producing MAEEPLDEEALAAAWEADLAKQDKGEEPEPKTEPERTSEPPESIDFLLDVPLTVSVRVGTARMLIKDLLQLGQGSVVELDKLAGEPMEILINDKLVARGEVVMVNDKYGVRLTDIVSPIERIKSL from the coding sequence ATGGCAGAGGAACCGCTGGACGAAGAAGCGCTGGCAGCAGCGTGGGAAGCCGACCTGGCCAAGCAGGACAAGGGAGAGGAGCCGGAGCCGAAGACCGAGCCCGAAAGAACCTCGGAGCCGCCGGAGTCCATCGATTTTCTTCTCGATGTCCCGTTGACCGTGAGCGTTCGTGTAGGAACGGCGCGGATGTTGATCAAGGATCTTCTCCAGCTGGGTCAGGGGTCCGTTGTCGAACTCGACAAGCTGGCGGGGGAACCCATGGAGATCCTGATCAACGACAAGCTGGTCGCGCGGGGCGAAGTGGTCATGGTCAACGACAAGTACGGGGTCCGTCTCACGGATATCGTGAGTCCCATCGAGCGGATCAAAAGTCTTTAA
- the fliQ gene encoding flagellar biosynthesis protein FliQ: protein MNVQTAIDLTHNALVMALILTLPVLVVSLVIGVLVSLFQAVTQINETTLSFLPKVAGVVGVLLVLMPWMVRQLIDYTAALFRGLPGVVR, encoded by the coding sequence ATGAATGTTCAGACCGCGATCGATTTGACGCACAACGCGCTGGTGATGGCCCTGATCCTGACGCTCCCCGTTCTTGTCGTCAGCCTCGTGATCGGGGTTCTGGTGAGCCTTTTTCAGGCGGTGACCCAGATCAACGAAACGACGCTGTCCTTTCTGCCCAAAGTCGCCGGGGTCGTCGGGGTTCTTCTGGTCCTGATGCCCTGGATGGTCCGTCAACTCATTGACTATACCGCCGCCCTGTTCCGCGGACTCCCCGGAGTCGTCCGGTGA
- the fliO gene encoding flagellar biosynthetic protein FliO, which translates to MNRLVSGHHPSLLWMGGKLVLSLVVVLALFLGAVWVVRQLQRKTRTIRSASRDEIRILQTVVVAPKSTVSVVRVGEESFLLGVTPQTISLLARLGGVRSPEDPVRDRQDLLSEPHSSSKTLHAGGRTDSREDAGPEDRQKKDDRFESVVEEALSRIRRTQSSREGDGGRRWSV; encoded by the coding sequence ATGAATCGTCTGGTATCGGGCCACCATCCGTCACTCTTGTGGATGGGGGGAAAACTGGTCCTGTCTCTTGTGGTCGTGCTGGCCCTTTTTCTGGGAGCCGTGTGGGTCGTGCGCCAGCTTCAGAGGAAAACCCGGACAATCCGGTCGGCTTCGCGGGACGAGATCCGGATCCTGCAGACGGTCGTCGTGGCCCCGAAATCGACGGTCTCGGTGGTCCGGGTCGGAGAGGAATCCTTTCTGCTGGGGGTCACTCCCCAGACGATCTCCCTGTTGGCCCGTCTCGGAGGGGTGCGGAGTCCGGAGGATCCCGTGCGGGACAGACAGGACCTCTTGTCCGAACCCCATTCTTCGTCCAAAACCCTGCACGCCGGAGGCCGGACGGATTCCAGGGAGGATGCCGGACCGGAAGATCGACAGAAGAAAGACGACCGTTTCGAATCGGTCGTCGAAGAGGCTCTTTCCCGGATCCGTCGCACCCAGTCCTCCCGTGAAGGGGATGGAGGCCGCCGGTGGAGCGTCTGA
- a CDS encoding flagellar hook-length control protein FliK has translation MKTITTYVPSGGPSSSSPSGSRPVRDPALSRPLPKRFRPGGAAPLRKKSFRHHLDQTLGKEGVSPVVPVASEPPPAVSPKSLSPGGKAGRPKSRTALRETLIPETPSKPAALSPAPARVAPGHGSVRKEKALSGGVRTENLIGKDFPGVGTGKSAPPVGVARNPAPSDIVPETAESAFLRIPDKKDPASLGTGGLVPPSGQPGGKPATLPAKGASSLKEKGAAEISPSRRFPEAVQNVLRQDETVSEVPRKENVESFFEEKMPEEDPGSAPLKGGEAPEMHRETLSLSADRRGSEGTARDGTNPVIGPGVSGAPPAFSPENAGQKTRVEVPEFSRKVIDTVRSGGGEVTLRVHPPALGPVQVHVQMDEGGKSVSLSIRVRDESVRKVLVSSGKMLRDRLEKEGFSLARMDVSTVSPGTPAGVSGPNAADSSTTLPSPSFQTGAGGSQTSFSGRESGGRESPDRLDPGEVPFPDSPRTETMRRRPVIEDAGYHRIA, from the coding sequence ATGAAAACAATCACGACGTACGTGCCTTCCGGAGGCCCGTCCTCCTCTTCCCCTTCCGGATCCCGGCCCGTCCGGGATCCGGCTCTGTCCAGACCCCTGCCCAAACGTTTCCGTCCGGGAGGGGCGGCACCACTGCGTAAAAAATCGTTTCGGCATCATCTCGACCAGACCCTGGGAAAGGAAGGAGTCTCTCCCGTTGTGCCGGTTGCTTCAGAGCCCCCCCCTGCGGTCTCTCCCAAAAGCCTCTCTCCCGGAGGAAAAGCGGGACGTCCGAAGTCCCGGACAGCTCTCAGGGAAACGCTGATACCGGAAACCCCTTCAAAACCGGCCGCACTGTCCCCCGCCCCTGCGCGGGTCGCTCCGGGGCACGGGAGTGTCCGGAAAGAAAAAGCTCTTTCCGGAGGAGTCCGGACGGAAAACTTGATCGGCAAGGATTTCCCCGGGGTCGGGACAGGAAAGAGCGCTCCTCCGGTGGGTGTCGCCCGGAATCCGGCTCCGTCGGACATCGTGCCGGAAACGGCCGAATCCGCCTTTCTCCGGATTCCGGACAAGAAGGACCCCGCGAGTCTGGGAACGGGTGGCCTCGTTCCTCCGTCCGGGCAGCCGGGCGGCAAGCCGGCGACTCTTCCGGCCAAAGGCGCGTCTTCCCTGAAGGAAAAAGGGGCCGCGGAAATCTCCCCGTCCCGCCGGTTTCCAGAGGCTGTCCAGAACGTTTTAAGGCAGGACGAGACTGTGTCGGAGGTTCCCCGGAAGGAGAACGTCGAATCCTTTTTTGAGGAGAAGATGCCGGAAGAGGACCCGGGATCCGCTCCCCTGAAGGGGGGGGAAGCGCCGGAGATGCATCGCGAAACGCTTTCGTTATCTGCCGACAGGAGAGGCTCAGAGGGGACTGCCCGGGACGGGACGAACCCGGTCATCGGTCCGGGTGTTTCGGGAGCTCCTCCCGCCTTTTCTCCGGAGAATGCCGGTCAGAAGACCAGGGTCGAGGTTCCGGAGTTTTCGCGCAAGGTGATCGACACCGTCCGGAGCGGGGGAGGGGAGGTCACTCTTCGTGTGCATCCGCCGGCGCTGGGGCCGGTGCAGGTCCATGTCCAGATGGACGAAGGGGGAAAATCCGTTTCTCTTTCGATCCGGGTCCGGGACGAGTCCGTCCGCAAGGTTCTCGTTTCCTCCGGAAAAATGCTTCGGGATCGCCTGGAAAAGGAGGGGTTTTCCCTGGCCCGGATGGACGTTTCAACGGTCTCTCCGGGCACCCCGGCGGGTGTTTCCGGGCCCAATGCGGCAGACTCGTCCACGACTCTTCCCTCTCCATCGTTCCAGACCGGCGCCGGAGGATCCCAGACGTCCTTTTCCGGCCGGGAATCGGGAGGGAGGGAGTCTCCGGACCGTCTGGATCCGGGAGAGGTTCCCTTTCCGGACTCCCCCCGGACAGAAACCATGCGGCGTCGGCCGGTGATCGAAGATGCCGGTTATCACCGGATCGCATAA
- a CDS encoding FliI/YscN family ATPase, with protein MSALEEVRSRLESVLVRKLSVLGSAVRQWEPFSREGAVVEGIGLMIEARGIELGIGEICSIGSDPPVAAEVVGFREGRSLLMPLGELRGIRPGLSVACREKRPQAWVSEQFLGRVLDPMGHALDGGADPEGAVPVPLYGEPVNPLVRRRVDSVLDTRVRALNALLTLGQGQKVGLFAGAGVGKSTLLGMMAREADVDVSVVALIGERGREVREFLERDLGEEGLSRSVVVVSTGDQPSLLRVRGALFAMSVAEYFRKQNRSVLFVMDSLTRFAMALREIGLATGEPPTARGYTPSVFAQLPRFVERAGGIEGEGSITGLYTVLVEGADMTSDPLSDALAAILDGHILLSRDLAAEGIYPSVDLLHSRSRVMPVIADPHHRALAATFLRYESLYRKSEDLIRVGAYVPGMDPELDQAVSLHPRMMEFLSQPAGEGISFTDSLAALEEVLEGEDVRVGSGEGEL; from the coding sequence ATGAGCGCACTCGAGGAGGTGCGCTCCCGTCTCGAAAGCGTGCTTGTCCGGAAGCTGTCCGTTCTCGGATCCGCCGTCAGGCAGTGGGAACCGTTTTCCCGGGAGGGTGCCGTCGTGGAGGGAATCGGACTGATGATCGAAGCCCGCGGCATCGAGCTCGGGATCGGGGAGATCTGCTCGATCGGCTCGGATCCTCCCGTGGCCGCAGAAGTGGTCGGATTCCGCGAAGGCCGCTCCCTTCTGATGCCTTTGGGCGAACTCCGGGGCATTCGCCCGGGACTGTCCGTGGCCTGCCGGGAAAAGCGCCCTCAAGCGTGGGTGTCGGAGCAGTTTCTGGGACGCGTTCTCGATCCGATGGGCCATGCCCTGGACGGAGGAGCCGATCCCGAAGGTGCGGTGCCCGTTCCCCTTTACGGAGAACCCGTGAACCCCCTCGTCCGCCGGCGGGTCGATTCCGTTCTGGACACCCGTGTCCGGGCGCTCAATGCGTTATTGACCCTGGGCCAGGGACAGAAAGTGGGCCTGTTTGCCGGAGCCGGTGTCGGAAAGAGCACCCTCCTGGGGATGATGGCCAGGGAAGCCGATGTGGATGTCAGCGTCGTGGCCCTGATCGGCGAGCGGGGACGGGAAGTCCGGGAGTTTCTGGAGCGGGATCTCGGGGAGGAAGGATTGTCCCGTTCGGTGGTCGTTGTCTCGACCGGCGACCAGCCCTCCCTCCTTCGGGTCCGGGGGGCGCTGTTTGCGATGAGTGTCGCGGAATATTTCCGGAAACAGAACCGGAGCGTTCTCTTTGTCATGGATTCTCTGACGCGTTTCGCGATGGCCCTTCGGGAGATCGGCCTCGCGACAGGAGAACCTCCGACAGCCCGGGGATATACTCCTTCCGTGTTTGCCCAGCTTCCCCGATTCGTCGAAAGGGCCGGAGGGATCGAAGGAGAAGGCAGCATCACCGGTCTCTATACCGTTCTCGTCGAAGGGGCCGACATGACATCGGATCCCTTGTCCGATGCGCTGGCCGCCATCCTGGACGGTCATATTCTTCTGTCCCGGGATCTGGCGGCGGAAGGGATCTATCCCTCGGTGGACCTCCTGCACAGCCGCTCCAGGGTGATGCCGGTGATTGCCGATCCGCACCATCGGGCCCTGGCCGCGACCTTCCTCCGGTATGAAAGTCTGTACCGGAAATCGGAAGACCTGATCCGGGTCGGTGCCTATGTTCCGGGGATGGACCCGGAACTCGACCAGGCGGTTTCCCTTCATCCGAGGATGATGGAATTTTTGTCCCAGCCCGCCGGGGAGGGGATTTCCTTCACCGACAGTCTTGCGGCCCTGGAAGAGGTTCTCGAAGGCGAGGATGTGCGGGTCGGTTCCGGAGAAGGAGAACTCTGA
- the fliP gene encoding flagellar type III secretion system pore protein FliP (The bacterial flagellar biogenesis protein FliP forms a type III secretion system (T3SS)-type pore required for flagellar assembly.) — protein sequence MTGVLFVTSAPAADLHVAPVSPLPDIHLSFGSGTPAPSQVAVTVELLLLLTVLSLAPAILVMMTSFTRIVVVLSFLRQAMGTAQVPPNQVLVGLSLFLTFFVMAPVWKTMDETAITPYLDKKIAPDVAVDRAMKPVRAFMFRQVRQKDIALFVRIAHLPRTPSSPDDIPTYVLIPAFVVSELSTAFEMGFLIYLPFLILDMVVSSVLMSMGMMMLPPTVVSLPFKILLFVLVDGWSLVVGSLVRSFH from the coding sequence ATGACGGGGGTTCTTTTTGTCACCTCCGCGCCGGCGGCGGATCTTCATGTCGCGCCCGTCTCCCCCCTTCCGGATATCCATCTGTCGTTCGGGTCCGGCACGCCGGCTCCCAGCCAGGTTGCCGTGACGGTTGAGCTTTTGCTCCTTCTGACCGTCCTTTCCCTGGCACCGGCCATTCTGGTCATGATGACCTCCTTCACGCGGATCGTGGTGGTCCTGTCGTTCCTCCGCCAGGCCATGGGAACGGCCCAGGTTCCCCCCAACCAGGTTCTTGTCGGGCTGTCCCTTTTTTTGACGTTCTTTGTCATGGCTCCGGTCTGGAAAACGATGGACGAAACAGCGATCACTCCCTATCTGGACAAGAAGATCGCTCCGGACGTCGCCGTGGACCGGGCCATGAAGCCGGTCCGGGCGTTCATGTTCCGGCAGGTCCGTCAAAAAGACATCGCTCTTTTTGTCCGCATCGCGCATCTTCCCCGCACGCCGTCCTCTCCGGACGACATTCCGACGTATGTTCTGATTCCGGCGTTTGTCGTCAGCGAACTGTCGACCGCCTTCGAGATGGGCTTTCTGATTTATCTTCCGTTTTTGATCCTCGACATGGTGGTTTCGTCGGTCCTGATGTCCATGGGGATGATGATGCTCCCGCCGACGGTCGTTTCTCTTCCGTTTAAAATCCTGCTGTTTGTTCTGGTGGATGGCTGGTCCCTGGTTGTGGGCTCCCTGGTCCGGAGTTTCCACTAG